In Moorella sp. Hama-1, a single genomic region encodes these proteins:
- the purL gene encoding phosphoribosylformylglycinamidine synthase subunit PurL → MEPEVYRQMGLTDAEFAKIKTILGREPNYVEVGMFAVMWSEHCGYKSSRPVLKMFPTKAPWVLQGPGENAGIVDIGDGQAVVFKIESHNHPSAIEPFQGAATGVGGIVRDIFAMGARPIAVLDSLRFGPLDDPRTRYLMSGVVGGIAFYGNCLGLPTVAGEVYFEPSYAGNPLVNAMAVGLIEQKDIRRGTAAGVGNSVMLVGARTGRDGIHGATFASEELSEASEERRPSVQVGDPFREKLLIEACLDIIKEDLIIGMQDMGAAGITSSSCEMAARAGTGMEIDIGLVPRREEGMTPYEVMLSESQERMLLVPKKGAEGRIQAICRRWGLEAVIIGRVTGDGLMRIKENGRVVAAVPARALTDECPLYERERRRPAYLDEVQSRDLSRLPEPEDYNQVLLQLLAAPNLASKEWVYRQYDYMVRTDTVAGPGGDAAILRVKGTGKGLALTVDGNGRYCYLDPERGGAIAVAEAARNLSCVGARPLAITDCLNFGNPEKPEVAWQFYQAVTGMSRACEVLQTPVTGGNVSFYNETEGEAIYPTPVVGMVGLLPDIEKRCAMGFRREGDVLLLLGATYPELGGSEYLAVVHGLVAGQPPALDLEREAAVQNLVREAIAAGLVTAAHDCAEGGLLVALAEGTLAGGLGAEVVMTGDLRPDWLLFSESQSRVLLAVEPVMVEKVLDLAQEQGVPAAVIGRCGGRELVVQVNGRNLINLSLGEMEKEWRESIPALMAR, encoded by the coding sequence TTGGAGCCTGAAGTATACCGGCAGATGGGCCTGACAGATGCGGAGTTTGCGAAGATTAAGACCATCCTGGGCCGGGAACCCAACTACGTAGAAGTGGGCATGTTCGCCGTTATGTGGTCGGAGCACTGCGGCTACAAAAGTTCCCGGCCGGTGTTAAAGATGTTCCCGACGAAGGCCCCCTGGGTCCTCCAGGGGCCGGGGGAGAACGCCGGCATCGTCGATATCGGTGATGGCCAGGCTGTTGTTTTTAAAATCGAGAGCCACAACCACCCCTCGGCCATCGAACCCTTCCAGGGGGCGGCCACCGGGGTGGGAGGCATCGTCCGCGACATCTTTGCCATGGGGGCCAGGCCCATTGCCGTCCTGGACTCTTTACGCTTCGGGCCCCTGGACGACCCCCGCACCCGCTACCTCATGAGCGGGGTGGTCGGGGGCATCGCCTTCTACGGCAACTGCCTGGGCCTGCCCACGGTGGCCGGGGAGGTTTACTTCGAGCCTTCCTATGCCGGTAACCCCCTGGTCAACGCCATGGCCGTGGGCCTCATTGAGCAAAAGGATATCCGCCGGGGCACGGCTGCCGGGGTAGGCAACAGCGTCATGCTGGTGGGTGCCCGCACCGGCCGGGACGGCATCCACGGCGCCACCTTCGCTTCCGAGGAACTGAGTGAGGCTTCGGAGGAGCGGCGGCCCTCCGTCCAGGTGGGCGACCCCTTCCGGGAAAAGCTTCTCATCGAAGCCTGCCTGGATATTATTAAAGAAGATTTAATCATCGGCATGCAGGATATGGGCGCCGCCGGGATCACCAGCTCCTCCTGCGAAATGGCAGCCCGGGCCGGCACCGGTATGGAGATTGACATCGGCCTGGTGCCGCGGCGGGAAGAGGGTATGACCCCCTATGAGGTCATGCTGTCGGAGTCCCAGGAGCGGATGCTCCTGGTGCCCAAAAAGGGCGCCGAAGGGAGGATCCAGGCTATCTGCCGGCGCTGGGGCCTGGAAGCGGTGATTATCGGCCGGGTAACGGGCGACGGCCTGATGCGTATCAAGGAGAACGGCCGGGTAGTGGCCGCGGTGCCGGCCCGGGCCCTGACGGACGAGTGCCCCCTCTATGAACGGGAACGCCGCCGGCCGGCCTACCTGGACGAAGTCCAGTCCAGGGACCTGAGCCGCCTGCCGGAACCAGAGGATTATAACCAGGTGCTATTGCAGTTGCTGGCGGCGCCGAACCTGGCCAGTAAAGAATGGGTTTACCGCCAGTATGACTATATGGTGCGGACGGATACGGTGGCCGGGCCCGGGGGCGATGCCGCCATCCTCCGGGTCAAGGGAACCGGTAAAGGCCTGGCCCTGACGGTGGACGGTAACGGCCGCTACTGCTACCTGGACCCGGAACGGGGCGGGGCCATCGCCGTGGCCGAGGCGGCCCGGAACTTATCCTGCGTGGGGGCGCGGCCCCTGGCCATCACCGATTGTCTTAACTTCGGCAACCCCGAAAAGCCGGAGGTGGCCTGGCAGTTCTACCAGGCGGTAACCGGAATGAGCCGGGCCTGCGAGGTCCTGCAAACCCCCGTCACCGGGGGTAACGTCAGCTTTTATAATGAAACCGAGGGCGAGGCCATCTATCCCACGCCCGTAGTGGGTATGGTCGGCCTGCTGCCGGATATAGAAAAGCGCTGCGCCATGGGTTTCCGGCGGGAAGGCGACGTTTTGCTCCTGCTGGGAGCGACTTACCCGGAGCTGGGCGGCAGTGAATACCTGGCCGTAGTCCATGGCCTGGTTGCCGGGCAACCCCCGGCCCTGGATCTGGAGCGGGAGGCGGCCGTCCAGAACCTGGTCCGGGAGGCCATCGCCGCCGGCCTGGTGACGGCCGCCCATGACTGCGCCGAGGGCGGGCTCCTCGTCGCCCTGGCCGAGGGCACCCTGGCCGGGGGCCTGGGGGCCGAGGTGGTAATGACGGGCGACCTCCGGCCGGATTGGCTCCTTTTTAGTGAAAGCCAGTCGCGGGTGTTGCTGGCGGTGGAGCCGGTGATGGTGGAGAAGGTCCTGGACCTGGCCCAGGAGCAGGGCGTACCGGCGGCGGTCATTGGCCGCTGCGGCGGCCGGGAGTTGGTCGTGCAGGTCAACGGCAGGAACCTCATTAATCTTAGCCTTGGGGAGATGGAGAAAGAATGGCGGGAGAGCATACCGGCTTTAATGGCCCGGTGA
- the purQ gene encoding phosphoribosylformylglycinamidine synthase subunit PurQ, with amino-acid sequence MKFGVIVFPGSNCDQDVHYALGRVLGQSVDYLWHGDTRVAGYDCLVLPGGFSYGDYLRAGAIARFAPIMPAVIDFARSGGLVLGICNGFQILLEAGLLPGAMQRNDCLQFRCQWTHLKVENNVTPFTNRFREGQVIRVPIAHGEGNYYADAATLAELEANRQVVLRYCTPDGAVTPAANPNGSVGNIAGITNREGNILGMMPHPERCAEGLLGGTDGRELFTSIIDWWQRGERLGA; translated from the coding sequence ATGAAATTTGGCGTCATCGTCTTTCCCGGCTCCAACTGCGATCAGGATGTCCACTACGCCCTGGGCAGGGTCCTGGGCCAGTCGGTAGACTACCTCTGGCACGGCGACACCCGGGTGGCGGGGTATGACTGCCTGGTCCTGCCCGGGGGCTTTTCCTACGGCGATTACCTGCGGGCCGGGGCCATCGCCCGTTTTGCCCCGATCATGCCGGCGGTCATCGATTTCGCCCGCTCCGGGGGCCTGGTCCTGGGGATTTGCAACGGTTTCCAGATCCTCCTGGAGGCCGGGCTGCTACCCGGGGCCATGCAGCGCAATGATTGTCTCCAGTTCCGCTGCCAGTGGACCCACTTAAAAGTTGAGAATAACGTTACGCCCTTTACCAACCGCTTCCGGGAGGGCCAGGTCATCCGCGTCCCCATTGCCCACGGGGAGGGTAATTACTATGCTGACGCCGCCACCCTGGCCGAACTGGAGGCCAACCGGCAGGTAGTCCTGCGCTATTGCACCCCGGACGGCGCCGTGACGCCGGCGGCCAACCCCAACGGTTCGGTGGGCAATATCGCCGGCATTACTAACCGCGAGGGCAATATCCTGGGGATGATGCCCCACCCGGAACGCTGCGCCGAAGGTCTTCTGGGCGGCACCGACGGCCGGGAATTATTCACTTCTATTATCGACTGGTGGCAGAGGGGGGAGCGCCTTGGAGCCTGA
- the purS gene encoding phosphoribosylformylglycinamidine synthase subunit PurS: MLLAKIHVTLKPGVLDPQGEAVAGGLKAMGYTDVAGVRVGKYLEVQLDRDDLAEAERQVEEMCRRLLANPVIEEYRYSLEEVTGAFTA, encoded by the coding sequence ATGTTACTGGCCAAGATTCATGTCACCTTGAAGCCCGGCGTCCTCGACCCCCAGGGTGAAGCTGTGGCAGGGGGTCTTAAAGCTATGGGCTATACCGACGTTGCTGGGGTGCGCGTCGGTAAGTATCTGGAAGTGCAACTGGACCGGGATGACCTGGCGGAGGCAGAACGGCAGGTTGAGGAGATGTGCCGGCGTCTCCTGGCTAATCCGGTAATCGAGGAGTACCGCTACTCGCTGGAGGAGGTTACCGGCGCATTCACAGCCTGA
- the purC gene encoding phosphoribosylaminoimidazolesuccinocarboxamide synthase gives MPGKGELLYEGKAKRVYRTDDPDCYLVEFKDDATAFDGLKKGTIARKGEINTRLSALLFTMLAGQGIPTHFLEQTGPREMLVRAVEIIPVEVVARNIAAGSLAKRLGLEEGTVLKRPVLEFYYKSDELHDPMINNYHIAALELATDTQIKEMESYAWKVNELLTGFLQPANLVLVDFKLEFGLHHGRVLLADEISPDTCRFWDSTSGEKLDKDRFRRDLGGVEDAYEEVLRRVERLCW, from the coding sequence ATGCCTGGTAAAGGCGAGTTACTATATGAAGGCAAAGCCAAGAGGGTCTACCGGACGGACGACCCGGACTGCTATCTGGTGGAATTTAAAGATGACGCCACCGCCTTTGACGGCTTGAAAAAGGGCACCATCGCCCGCAAGGGAGAGATCAACACCCGGCTGTCGGCTCTGTTATTTACGATGCTGGCCGGCCAGGGTATTCCCACCCACTTTCTCGAGCAGACCGGCCCCCGGGAGATGCTGGTCCGGGCGGTAGAGATCATCCCGGTGGAAGTCGTCGCCCGCAACATCGCTGCCGGCAGCCTGGCCAAACGCCTGGGCCTGGAGGAAGGGACAGTCCTCAAGCGCCCGGTGCTGGAGTTTTACTATAAATCCGATGAACTCCACGACCCCATGATTAATAACTACCACATTGCCGCCCTGGAACTGGCCACCGATACTCAGATTAAAGAAATGGAAAGCTACGCCTGGAAGGTTAATGAGCTACTGACGGGATTCCTGCAACCAGCCAACCTGGTCCTGGTGGACTTCAAGCTGGAGTTTGGTCTCCACCACGGCCGGGTCCTCCTGGCGGACGAGATCTCCCCTGACACCTGTCGCTTCTGGGACAGTACCAGCGGCGAAAAACTGGACAAGGACCGCTTCCGCCGCGACCTGGGCGGCGTCGAAGACGCCTACGAGGAAGTATTGCGCCGGGTGGAGAGACTGTGCTGGTAA
- the purB gene encoding adenylosuccinate lyase — MIERYTLPEMGKIWEPEHKFRTWLAIEIYACEAWAELGRIPPAALEEIKARADFDVDRINEIEATTRHDVLAFLTAVAERVGDASKYIHLGMTSSDVLDTALAVQMRDAADLLRRRLQDLRAELVQKAQEHKYTLMIGRTHGVHAEPTTFGLKMALWVMEVDRHLTRLEQAKEMISVGKISGAVGTFANINPRVEEHVCRRLGLQPSSVSTQIIQRDRHAQFLATLAIIGSSLEKMATEIRNLQRTDILEVEEPFAKGQKGSSAMPHKRNPILSERVAGLSRVLRGNALAAMEDIALWHERDLTHSSVERVIIPDSTILLDYMLVKFTGIIKGLNVYPENMRRNLEATHGLVFSQRVLLALVNKGVLRETAYAWVQRNALQAWQTHQPFKELVLKDQDIMAHLDPKEVEELFDYDYHLRHVDYIFRRAGLE, encoded by the coding sequence ATGATTGAACGCTATACCCTGCCGGAAATGGGAAAAATTTGGGAGCCAGAGCATAAGTTCCGCACCTGGCTGGCCATTGAGATCTACGCCTGCGAGGCCTGGGCCGAGTTAGGCCGGATCCCGCCGGCGGCCCTAGAAGAGATTAAGGCCAGGGCTGATTTTGACGTTGACCGCATTAACGAAATTGAAGCCACTACCCGCCACGACGTTCTGGCCTTCCTGACGGCGGTGGCGGAAAGGGTGGGCGACGCCTCTAAATACATCCACCTGGGCATGACCTCCTCCGACGTTTTGGATACAGCCCTGGCCGTACAGATGCGGGACGCCGCCGACCTGCTCCGGCGGCGCCTGCAGGACCTGCGGGCCGAGCTGGTGCAGAAGGCTCAAGAGCACAAATACACCCTGATGATCGGCCGCACCCACGGCGTCCACGCCGAGCCCACCACCTTCGGCCTCAAGATGGCCCTGTGGGTCATGGAGGTTGACCGGCATCTCACCCGGCTGGAACAGGCCAAAGAGATGATCAGCGTGGGCAAGATCTCCGGCGCCGTAGGTACCTTTGCCAACATCAACCCCCGGGTGGAGGAACACGTCTGCCGGCGCCTGGGGCTCCAGCCCTCCAGCGTCTCCACCCAGATAATCCAGCGGGACCGCCACGCCCAGTTCTTGGCCACCCTGGCCATCATCGGCAGTTCCCTGGAGAAAATGGCCACGGAGATCCGCAACCTCCAGCGCACCGACATCCTGGAGGTGGAAGAGCCCTTCGCTAAAGGCCAGAAGGGTTCTTCAGCCATGCCCCACAAACGCAACCCTATTTTATCCGAAAGGGTGGCCGGCCTCTCGCGGGTGTTAAGGGGCAACGCCCTGGCCGCCATGGAAGACATCGCCCTCTGGCACGAGCGTGACCTGACCCACTCCTCGGTGGAACGGGTAATTATCCCCGACAGCACCATCCTGCTGGACTACATGCTGGTTAAATTCACCGGGATTATTAAGGGCCTCAATGTCTACCCGGAGAATATGCGCCGCAACCTGGAGGCCACCCATGGCCTGGTCTTTTCCCAGCGGGTCCTCCTGGCCCTGGTGAACAAGGGCGTCCTGCGGGAGACGGCCTATGCCTGGGTGCAGCGTAACGCCCTCCAGGCCTGGCAGACCCACCAGCCTTTTAAAGAACTGGTCCTCAAAGACCAGGACATCATGGCCCATCTGGACCCGAAGGAAGTCGAGGAACTCTTTGATTACGACTACCACCTGCGCCACGTGGACTACATCTTCCGCCGCGCCGGACTTGAGTAG
- the purE gene encoding 5-(carboxyamino)imidazole ribonucleotide mutase, producing MHPVHIGIVMGSDSDLPIMARAAAMLDYFQVPYEVRILSAHRSPDAALDYARKAAGRGLKVLIAGAGGAAHLAGVLAAVTTLPVIGVPIHTAALGGVDSLYAMVQMPRGIPVATVAIDGAANAAILATQILAVHDSALQERLATYKEELAREVAAKDARLAQLGIKGYLGEEKK from the coding sequence ATGCATCCGGTACATATCGGTATTGTCATGGGCAGCGATTCCGACCTGCCTATCATGGCCCGGGCGGCGGCCATGCTGGATTATTTCCAGGTTCCTTATGAAGTCAGAATCTTATCGGCCCATCGTTCCCCCGACGCCGCCCTGGATTACGCCCGCAAAGCAGCCGGCCGGGGACTCAAGGTCCTGATCGCCGGCGCCGGGGGTGCGGCCCACCTGGCGGGGGTCCTGGCGGCGGTGACCACCCTGCCGGTCATCGGCGTTCCCATCCATACGGCGGCCCTGGGCGGCGTCGATTCCCTTTACGCCATGGTCCAGATGCCCCGGGGTATCCCGGTGGCCACCGTGGCCATCGACGGCGCGGCCAATGCCGCGATCCTGGCAACCCAGATCCTGGCCGTCCACGACAGCGCCCTCCAGGAGCGCCTGGCGACCTATAAGGAGGAACTGGCCCGGGAGGTGGCGGCCAAAGACGCCCGGCTGGCGCAACTGGGTATAAAAGGTTATCTGGGGGAGGAGAAAAAATGA
- a CDS encoding type II toxin-antitoxin system VapC family toxin: MRFEELKPGTTIFIDANIFIYHFTGISEECSSLLERCEGEEIPGFTTTNILLEVMHRLMMLEALAKGLVTTGNVAKRLKRRPEIVKQLTVYSNQVQKIPEMNINIVPITQELCYQAVAWQQKYGLMTNDSILLAACRQQDCLHLASNDSAFNQVEDLTVLQPMDCHKTY; the protein is encoded by the coding sequence TTGAGGTTTGAGGAGCTAAAACCAGGGACCACTATCTTTATTGATGCCAACATCTTTATTTACCACTTCACCGGCATATCGGAGGAATGTAGTTCATTACTGGAGCGTTGTGAAGGCGAAGAGATTCCGGGATTTACCACTACCAACATTTTACTAGAAGTGATGCATCGTTTAATGATGCTAGAAGCCCTGGCCAAGGGTCTGGTTACAACGGGAAATGTAGCTAAAAGGTTAAAGCGTAGGCCCGAAATAGTTAAACAGCTCACTGTTTACTCTAACCAGGTACAAAAAATACCGGAAATGAATATTAACATAGTCCCAATTACCCAGGAGTTATGCTATCAGGCGGTTGCTTGGCAACAGAAGTATGGGCTCATGACCAATGATTCTATCCTTTTAGCTGCCTGCCGGCAACAGGACTGCCTGCATCTGGCCAGTAATGATTCGGCTTTTAATCAGGTAGAAGATTTAACTGTTTTACAGCCGATGGATTGTCATAAAACTTATTGA